The genome window AGATCGAATCGTTTGTGTCCGGCAAGACGCAGGTGCTGATCAACATGGCGATCTTGACCGAAGGCTTTGATTGTCCCGAGTTAAAAACAGTGTTCTGTCGTCCCAGCGGCAAAGGGTGCACGATTCAAATGGCAGGTCGCGTGTTGCGGTCAAGTCACCGAGTGCCCATCAAGCAAGTCGTACAGTGCAGCCGCACGCCGCATCCGATGCTTCGTACGGCCGCAGCTGCCGAGCAGTATCTATGGACCGATGAAGGGTGGCGAAGCATTCGTCCGAATCGGATGTTGAACCAAATGACTGCGATCGCTCGCAACCGAGTGGCGGCGGCCGAAGTCTCGCTTCCGAAATTGGTTGCGATGCATCGCGGCAAGGCCGCTAAAGCATGGTTTTCTCGCGCTCAATAGATCTCTATCGCCTCTGTTTCCTTTCGCTCGTTTTCCATCTCTATCTCAGGAGTCCCCCGGTGATGTCCACTGAAATTGTTCAACCCGCGTTGTCCGAAACCCACGCGTCAGCTTCAAAGCAAAATTCACCCCGGTTTTGTTACGGTCATGCAACCGTTGCGGACTTGAAAGTTCACAAGGTCCAACGGACGGAAAATGGCCGAGTCAAGCTGCGTCATCTCGAGATTGACGGCCGTGTGGTTACGGCGTCACGGCGGTTTTGGCGGTCGTTCTTTACACGCTTTGGCATCGCCGAAAATGTCTTTCGCTATTTCTCGCCCGATGAAGTTTTTGCCCGGATCAGTCAGCAAAACTCCGATGATGCCTTTCGGTTCTGTATTGCCGAGCATGCCGGAGGAAAACAGAAAACCGAAGGCACGCTGCTGGCCGTCACCAATGTCAAGCGGCCGGTGATTCGTTACCACGAAATCGCAGCATTGGTCGAACAGTACGGTGGTACGGATGTGCGATATCACGAGGGATTGTTGATCAGCACGCATCAACCGCGAGGCGGATCGCGATCGCTGCAGATCGGAGGCGATCAATTCCACGACCGCTTCTGCTTAGAAACGCCGGTGGATGGTTTTGGGCACCCGCGGTTGTTCTTGTCCATGTTGCGGCTGGTTTGTCAAAACGGCATGATCGGCTACGCCAAGGCGTTTCGCAGTGACATCCCGGTTGGTAAAAAGATGGACTACTGTATCGCCCGTGCGCTCGAGTCCTATGACAACGGCGACGGTTATGCCGCGATTCGCCAGCGGTTTGAATCGAGCCAAACCTCGTGGGCGTCGGTGCACGAGTGTCTGCAATTGGGGGTGGTTTTGGACCGTGCTCAGCGTGAACGACAATTGACTTGTGATGGTTTGATCGGTCGTTTTCGCAGCATGGCAGGCAACCTCAGCGAACTGTATGGACTTGCGAATCTCGAGGCACTCAGCGACAAGCGTCGCCGGATCTTGCCCAGCAAAGCTCGCGTGTATGACCTGATCAACTTTGCCAGCGAGGTGGCCACACATCACGCGTTGCCCGAGGGTGCCCGGCGGCTACAGGCCCACATTGGATCGTTGATCTCCGACGAATACGATCTTGAAGGGACAGCCGAAGGGGCTCCCGATTTTGACGCCTTTTTCATTGATGATTCCGGCGCCGGGATACGCCAGAGCGTGAACTGATCGTGGCTGGCTTCGCCGCAGTCCAGCGTTAGCTCAGCGATGCTCGACGCAATCCGCAAAAAAGTCGATTTTTTTATGAGCGATCTTTCTTTCGCTGTGGGACGCTATTCCCCCTTGCTTTGCTGCGGAGGTGAGCAAGCCCTGCATTGCATTGGTGCGTCGGGATCGCTACTGAATCTTAAAGGTACGTTCACGAACTTAGCGCTGAAAACCAACATCGGCTCTCTTTAATCCTCATCGCTCCCGCTGGAATTCGCCTTTGACAAAGAGGCGGATTGTCCACATTTTCAAACAACCATGTTTTACTGATGAAGGATCTAAATTGAGTCAAAAAAATCGTGGCGTCTCTCACTGCAAGCGTTCGGCATTCACGCTTGTCGAGCTGTTGGTGGTGATTGCGATAATCGGAGTCCTCGTGGGACTGCTGTTGCCTGCTGTTCAGGCGGCACGCGAAGCAGCACGCCGCATGCAATGCCAAAACAACATGAAGCAATTCGGGTTGGCAATGCACAACCACATGTCCGCGTTTGGCGCGTTTCCGCCTGGTAACGTCAACTACGACGAGCACGAGAATCGGTTCAAAACGGGTGGCTGGCAGCATGGCCAGGACGAATTGGGATGGCACTGGTTGCCAATGCTGTTCCCCTACATGGAGCAGCCTGCGTTGTGGGAATTGGTCCAACGCTGTGACGACGCGGTTCCTGGCCAAGCGATGAACCCCTGTGACCACTGCGAATACAGCGCGGCACTGGGGCACTTGGGGCGTGAACCCCTGGGCGGGTTCGATTCGTGCCCTTCGGCGCCCGTTGTGCGTGAGCAGTTTTCTGACGGTGCTTACGGGTTAGAGGCCCTTGCCAAAGGCAATAACTACGCTGTGAATTGGGGGTCCGGCGACATGTTGTCGTGGGAATCAAAGGAAACGCGAGGTGCGTTTGGTACCTATTACGTCGACGAATCAAAGATCTTCAAAAACGGCGTCGCAGGCGATCGTTTCCAAAATCGAAATGGGATGAAGAGCCGTGATTTCCTCGACGGGTTGAGCAACACGATTGCGATGAGCGAAGTGATTGCGGCCGAGTCCAAGACCGACATCCGCGGTGTTTGGATGTCGCCTGCGATGGGGGCCACGATTTTCTCGACCTTCCTGAATCCAAACTCGAGCGAGAAGGATGTGTTGGCGGCCTGTGGCGCGGATATCGATGATGACGGCAAGAAGCCCCGGTTGGCCTGTGAAGAGGTTCAGGATACTGCGGCGATTTACGCTGCGGCACGCAGTTACCACACCGGCGGTGTGAACGTGTTGATGGCTGACGGCGGTGTTCGCTTTGTCACCGATTCCGTCGACAACCTGAATGTTTGGCGGCCGATGAGTACCGCTCAAAACGGTGAAGTCGTTGATCAGTAATGGTTTGACCCAAGCGAGGTTGATCTGCTTTCTCGAGTAAGTCGAAGTAATTCTTTGACACATTTAAATCGCTCGCCCGGCATCCTCCGGCGAGCGATTTTTTGTTGAACCGCTCCCTGTGAGGGGTGTGGTGGCGACGCTGTCCGCTTGTTACTCACCCCCCGTCCTTTTTTTCAAGGTTGTCCCTCTTCTTCAGCCAATCTTCACTTGTTGTAGGTCTAACGACAACACTTGCTCGTTCAAATCGCCGCTCGTCTTTAAAGTCTTTTTAGAACTCAATGTCAAAGGTGAAGCGGATGTGGTTTGGGATTACTCGAGAGGAACGCGGGACGCTGCATGCTCGGCGTGCGGCGTTTACGTTGGTCGAGTTATTGGTGGTGATTGCCATCATCGGCGTGCTGGTTGGTCTGTTGTTGCCCGCGGTCCAAGCGGCTCGCGAGGCCGCTCGTCGCATGCAGTGCCAAAACAATATGAAACAGTTTGGTTTGGCGATGCACAACCATATGTCGGCATTTGGATCGTTTCCGCCAGGCAATGTGAACTATGACGAGTCGGGGAACCGCTTCAAGACCGGCGGTTGGCAGCACGGGCAAAACGAATTGGGGTGGCACTGGTTGCCAATGTTGTTCCCCTATCTAGAGCAACCCGGCATGTGGGAATTGGTTCAGCGATGCGAAGAGGAACGGGCGGACCAGCATATCTCCAATCCATGCGATCACTGTGAGTATTTTGCCGAGTTCGAGCATCTTGGGCGTGAGCAACTAGCGTCCTTTGACAAGTGCCCTTCGGCACCCTCGGTGAGCGGCCAGTTTTCAGATGGCAGCTACGGTTTAGAGGCACTCGCAAAAGGCAACAACTACGCCGCGTGCTGGGGGTCTGGTGATATGTTGTCGTGGGAGGAACAGGAGACTCGCGGTGCGTTTGGTACCTACTATGTCCACCAGGACAAGATCGTCACCTTAGGCCCTCCCATATCGGCGGGCGACCGTTTTCAAAATCGCAACGGCATGCAAAGCCGTGATTTTACGGACGGTTTGAGTAACACGATTGCGATGAGCGAGATCATTGCAGCCGAGTCGCAAACCGACATTCGCGGCGTTTGGATGTCACCGGCCATGGGCGCGACCATTTTCTCCGCATTTCGAAACCCCAACTCGGATGAGAAAGACATCTTGGCGGCCTGTGGTGAGGACATCGCCGACGTGACCAAGCCTCGCTTGGCTTGCGAGGAAGAGCGTGATACCGCGGCAATCTACGCGGCCGCACGCAGTTACCACACCGGCGGCGTGAACGTTTTGATGGCGGACGGCGGCGTTCGCTTTGTGACCGATTCGGTCGACAATCTCAATATTTGGCGTCCCATGAGTACGGCTCAGAACCAAGAGGTAATCGAAGGGCAATAGCCCCGTGCCATCAACTTTCGTAACGCCCGCGACGCGGGGCCCGTCCGGTTGCAGCTTGAGCAGATACTTGAATTTTGCCGGGCGAAGCCCCTCGTCGCACCGCTACTAAACCACCTGCTGAGTGCCGAAGTAGATGGCAATGGTCGATCGTCTAGCACAGACGCTTTACTCGGCGGCTGTGAGGATTCGTTTTGCAACGGGGGGTAAGTCTATAGCTTGTTAAATCTTGCATGTTGAAGTGGGGGCAGCGGGCTTTAAGTGCCCGCTAAGTCGGTTCAGTGCGTGTGTCGGGCTCCTTCATTGGAGGGCTGCGCATCTTAAGAATTCCTTCATTGTTTCTGCGCCGAATTTCAACACGCATTCGCTTTAATTCCGCTCGCAGTTCTGAAACATATTGTCTCTCTCTCTCGTTCAAGGAATTCGTGAATGCGGATAACGCATAACAAGCGTCGTAATACAGTGTCCCCTCAGCGCTCAGCGTTTACTCTGGTAGAGCTACTGGTGGTTATCGCCATCATCGGAGTCCTGGTGGGGTTGTTGCTGCCCGCTGTTCAGGCGGCTCGTGAAGCGGCTCGCCGGATGCAGTGTCAAAACAACATGAAGCAGTTTGGTTTGGCGATGCACAACCACATGTCGGCTTTTGGTGCGTTCCCGCCAGGAAATGTGAACTATGACGAGTCGGGTAACCGCTTCAAAACAGGCGGCTGGCAGCACGGTCAAAATGAATTGGGTTGGCACTGGTTGCCAATGTTATTCCCTTACATGGAACAGCCCGCGATGTGGGAATTGGTCCAGCGTTGTGAAGAGGATCGGGCGGATGATCACACCTCGAATCCCTGTGACCACTGCGAGGCGATTGACGCTCTGGGGAACCTCGGACGCGAGCAATTGAGTGGTTTTGACAAGTGCCCCTCGGCACCCTCGGTGAGTGGTCAATTCTCTGACGGAAGTTACGGACTCGAAGCACTCGCCAAAGGCAATAACTATGCCGCGTGTTGGGGATCGGGTGACATGTTGTCTTGGGAGCAAAAGGAGACCCGTGGCGCGTTTGGTACCTACTATGTCAATCAAGAAAAGATCATCACGACGGTCGGCGGCACCACCACCGCAGGCGATCGTTTTCAAAATCGCAACGGCATGCAAAGCCGCGACTTTACCGATGGTTTGAGTAACACGATCGCGATGAGCGAGATCATTGCGGCCGAATCACAAACGGACATTCGCGGCGTATGGATGTCACCCGCGATGGGAGCCACGATCTTCTCGGCGTTCCAAAACCCCAACTCAAGCGAAAAGGACATCCTGGCGGCTTGTGGTGAAGATATTGCGGACGTCAGCAAGCCGCGATTGGCGTGTGAAGAAGAGCGTTCTACCGCGGCGATCTACGCGGCCGCCCGCAGTTATCACACCGGTGGGGTGAACGTGTTGATGGCCGATGGCGGCGTGCGGTTTGTCACCGACTCGGTCGACAACCTGAATATCTGGCGACCGATGAGCACCGCTCAGAATAGCGAAGTCATTAACGAGCAATGATCGAAAACAATCCTGTTGTACTAAAGGAAAATAACGAATGAAATTGAATAAATTGGTGGTCGCCGCTGTGTTGCTGTCCACTTTGACTTGGATCGGATGTGGATCGTCGGGCGTGGTCAAACCGACTGACGAACAGAACGCATTTGCCAGCGTGGAAGGTCTAGGAGATCTCGCGGGGGACGATGCAATGTTCGCCAGTGCCTTTGTGTCGGGGGCCGCACCAAAGAACCGCAAGGACTATGGCGAGCGAGGGTACCAAGTCAACGGCGATCCCACGTTTGATGGGGATACCGTAACCGTCCCCGTCAAAATCTTTGGTGGTGTCCACGCGACCGCCTCGGGTGATGGTCGTGGCGGCAAAGCGAGTTCGGTTGCCGAAACCGAACAGGTATGGACGCTGCAGCGGATTGATGGTCAGTGGAAGATCAAGGACGCGCCGCTTGGCTAAAAAGCCAACGGTTAATCACTGCGACATCGTCGTTGATCGCTTCACGTTCCGCGATCCTAAGTTGGATCGCGGAGGACGTCCATTGATTGAATGACTGAGGTAGCGGAACTCGTCAAGAGTTTCGATCATCTCGGGAAACGAAAATCTTGACGACTTGTTGATTTATTGAGCCGCTCGCGCGTCAGGGGCCGGGGCCCACGCGGTACTCGGTGCCTTAAGGTCCACGGCTCACCATTGCAATTCGCATTTGGACTAAATCAACAAGCCGTTGAAGGCGTGTTGATTTAGTGAAGTTTCCTGCGGCAAGGGCGTGTGATGGACTTCCTAGTCCGTCAATGGTGGATTCGACGGACTAGGAAGTCCATCGTACGACTAAAACAACAAGCCGCCCGCGACTTCCGCTACGACCGAGTGCATCACTGAATCAAGCAGCCTCTAGAACGATCCACAATGTTTAGTGGCTGATAGTTTAATGGCTGATAGAAGGAGGGCCGGTCGGTTGACCCGCCCTCGGATCATACAATCGGCTGGAGTACACAGCAATCAATTACGTTTCCAAACCTTCCAATCGTGATTCTGCGAACCATATTCCTGTACGCAGTTTGCTGGGATGGGCCGCCCTGGGGTTTGCCGTGATCGCTGCAGGGATGTTGTGGATGGTGCTGGATGCCTTGCGGACCGCGACGGTAACGAGCGATCCGATGTCGGCGGAAGCCGTGTCTGCGAAAGATCGTTCCATGCATCATGCTGTGGAGGATTCGCAGCGTTTAGTGGCCAGCTTGCCGCCAGCAACGCAGCAGGCCGTTGCCGGATGGAATCAATTGATTTCCGCTAATTTCGCGGGCGACCAAGCGTGTGCCAAGTGTCATGAAAAAGAGTACGAAGCCCATCTTCGCTCAGGGCATTCCCGCACGTTGACTCGCATCGATGAATCAACATTAGCTAG of Novipirellula caenicola contains these proteins:
- a CDS encoding DUF1559 domain-containing protein; this translates as MWFGITREERGTLHARRAAFTLVELLVVIAIIGVLVGLLLPAVQAAREAARRMQCQNNMKQFGLAMHNHMSAFGSFPPGNVNYDESGNRFKTGGWQHGQNELGWHWLPMLFPYLEQPGMWELVQRCEEERADQHISNPCDHCEYFAEFEHLGREQLASFDKCPSAPSVSGQFSDGSYGLEALAKGNNYAACWGSGDMLSWEEQETRGAFGTYYVHQDKIVTLGPPISAGDRFQNRNGMQSRDFTDGLSNTIAMSEIIAAESQTDIRGVWMSPAMGATIFSAFRNPNSDEKDILAACGEDIADVTKPRLACEEERDTAAIYAAARSYHTGGVNVLMADGGVRFVTDSVDNLNIWRPMSTAQNQEVIEGQ
- a CDS encoding DUF1559 domain-containing protein produces the protein MSQKNRGVSHCKRSAFTLVELLVVIAIIGVLVGLLLPAVQAAREAARRMQCQNNMKQFGLAMHNHMSAFGAFPPGNVNYDEHENRFKTGGWQHGQDELGWHWLPMLFPYMEQPALWELVQRCDDAVPGQAMNPCDHCEYSAALGHLGREPLGGFDSCPSAPVVREQFSDGAYGLEALAKGNNYAVNWGSGDMLSWESKETRGAFGTYYVDESKIFKNGVAGDRFQNRNGMKSRDFLDGLSNTIAMSEVIAAESKTDIRGVWMSPAMGATIFSTFLNPNSSEKDVLAACGADIDDDGKKPRLACEEVQDTAAIYAAARSYHTGGVNVLMADGGVRFVTDSVDNLNVWRPMSTAQNGEVVDQ
- a CDS encoding DUF932 domain-containing protein, which produces MSTEIVQPALSETHASASKQNSPRFCYGHATVADLKVHKVQRTENGRVKLRHLEIDGRVVTASRRFWRSFFTRFGIAENVFRYFSPDEVFARISQQNSDDAFRFCIAEHAGGKQKTEGTLLAVTNVKRPVIRYHEIAALVEQYGGTDVRYHEGLLISTHQPRGGSRSLQIGGDQFHDRFCLETPVDGFGHPRLFLSMLRLVCQNGMIGYAKAFRSDIPVGKKMDYCIARALESYDNGDGYAAIRQRFESSQTSWASVHECLQLGVVLDRAQRERQLTCDGLIGRFRSMAGNLSELYGLANLEALSDKRRRILPSKARVYDLINFASEVATHHALPEGARRLQAHIGSLISDEYDLEGTAEGAPDFDAFFIDDSGAGIRQSVN
- a CDS encoding DUF1559 domain-containing protein, whose protein sequence is MRITHNKRRNTVSPQRSAFTLVELLVVIAIIGVLVGLLLPAVQAAREAARRMQCQNNMKQFGLAMHNHMSAFGAFPPGNVNYDESGNRFKTGGWQHGQNELGWHWLPMLFPYMEQPAMWELVQRCEEDRADDHTSNPCDHCEAIDALGNLGREQLSGFDKCPSAPSVSGQFSDGSYGLEALAKGNNYAACWGSGDMLSWEQKETRGAFGTYYVNQEKIITTVGGTTTAGDRFQNRNGMQSRDFTDGLSNTIAMSEIIAAESQTDIRGVWMSPAMGATIFSAFQNPNSSEKDILAACGEDIADVSKPRLACEEERSTAAIYAAARSYHTGGVNVLMADGGVRFVTDSVDNLNIWRPMSTAQNSEVINEQ